One region of Eretmochelys imbricata isolate rEreImb1 chromosome 2, rEreImb1.hap1, whole genome shotgun sequence genomic DNA includes:
- the MRPL32 gene encoding large ribosomal subunit protein bL32m, translating into MAALVVFWSPACRLMRRCWGQLERSLLRGLPSPHWAPALAVQAPATLPDPLEDIREESNKAPNFLDSIFWMAAPKKRRTIEVNRCRRRNPSKLIKLKTNIDVCPKCGNLKQKHVLCGYCYKKVKMETGLIRIQIKEKEAGPFNAPTVETVVLYEGEKPTERDEGKRIIERNRKRPSWFTHN; encoded by the exons ATGGCGGCGCTCGTGGTTTTCTGGTCTCCGGCTTGCCGGCTTATGCGGCGCTGCTGGGGGCAGCTGGAGCGGAGCCTCCTGCGGGGGCTGCCTAGCCCCCACTGGG CACCAGCATTGGCTGTTCAGGCTCCAGCCACTCTTCCTGATCCACTGGAAGATATAAGGGAAGAAAGTAACAAGGCTCCAAACTTTTTAGATAGCATCTTTTGGATGGCAGCTCCCAAGAAGAGACGTACTATTGAGGTGAACCGCTGCAGACGAAGAAACCCTAGTAAACTTATAAAACTCAAG ACAAATATAGATGTTTGTCCTAAATGTGGCAATCTGAAACAGAAGCATGTCCTTTGTGGCTATTGttacaaaaaagttaaaatggaaACTGGTCTCATAAGGATCCAAATAAAGGAAAAGGAAGCAGGGCCATTTAATGCTCCCACTGTAGAGACTGTAGTCTTATATGAGGGAGAGAAGCCCACAGAACGAGATGAAGGCAAGCGGATCATTGAAAGAAACCGAAAACGTCCAAGCTGGTTCACACATAATTGA